Genomic segment of Calditrichota bacterium:
AACTGCAGGAGAGGTGGATTCATTCCTTACGCAAGTTCGGGGCAGGATCGTCTGAGAGAGGATGGACATGAGCCTTTTTCTCAACGCGGCGATGATCTTCGTGTTCCGCATTATCGACGTGAGCCTGGGCACTATCCGCATGATCTTCATCATCCAGGGGCGGCGCATCGTGGCGTCGCTCATTGGCTTTGTAGAGGTTACCATCTTCCTGGTGGCCATTTCCAAGGCCATCGCCGGCATGCACAACGTGGTGAGCGTCATCGCCTACTCTGGGGGATTTGCTTGCGGCACCCTCCTTGGCATTACTATCGAGCACAAACTCGCCTTGGGGTGGTCACATATCCGGGTTATCTCCCAGCGCTATGCTCGAGAAATCGCCTCTGCCCTGCGGCAAGCGGGATTTGGCGTGACGGTGGTGCCCGGCGAAGGGATGAAGGGGCCGGTGGAGCTGGTCTACACTACGGTGCGTCGCAAGCAGACCAGGCAGGTAATCAAGAT
This window contains:
- a CDS encoding DUF2179 domain-containing protein — protein: MDMSLFLNAAMIFVFRIIDVSLGTIRMIFIIQGRRIVASLIGFVEVTIFLVAISKAIAGMHNVVSVIAYSGGFACGTLLGITIEHKLALGWSHIRVISQRYAREIASALRQAGFGVTVVPGEGMKGPVELVYTTVRRKQTRQVIKMVESIDREAFITLHDSRHIFRGHVAPNLKK